CGCATCCAGTTCATCGGTATTCGCCGTCAGCGTCAGTCCGGCAAGTGATCCGCGAATATCAAAGATATCTTCCGCAAACGCCAGCTTTTCAGCGGTGGGCATTGTGCTCATTGCCTTGGCGATGTCCCGCATGATCTCCGCCATTTTGCGGAGATTTCCGTTTGCGTCGACTGTTTCCACGCCCACGGAACGGAGCTGATCCTGAACTTTCACCTTGGCAAACTGTGAGAAACTCTTGCGCAGAGCCGTTCCGGCGAGAGATCCTTTGATGCCCATGTTCGCAAGAACCGCGATCGCCGCACTGGTTTCCCGAATCGACTCCCCGGCGGCAGCCGCCTGCGGTCCGCCCATTTTCAACGCCTCAAAGAGGTCAATCAGTGTCTGTGCCGAACTGTTCGCAGTGACCGTGAGAACATCGGCGACGTCACTCATCTGTGACGCTTCAATGCCGAAGATCCGCATGCTGTTCGCGGCGATGTCGCCCGCTTCCGCAAGTTCCGTTCCCGTTGACCGGGCAAGATTCAGCACCGCATCGATGGATGCCTGGATTTCTGTCGGGGAGAAACCCATTCGACCCAGCGACACCATTGCATCCGCGGCCTGCTGCGCGGTATAGGAGGTGTCACGTCCGAGACGCTGCGCGGTCTTGGTCAATGCCTTGAAATCGGCGTCGGTCGCCTGTGTAACCGCCTGCACAAGACGCATGCTGTCATCGAATCCGGCGAATGACCGGGCCGCCATCACCAACGGTGCGGCCATTGCGCCCGAGAGCATCAGGAGATCTTTCCCGACATTCGTACAGGTTCTTCCAAAGTTTTGCAGCTGAGCCTGGGCGCTGGTCAGATTCCGCTGAAGTTTGCTGGTCTCGGCGGTTACCTCGACATATGCCCGGCCTGCCCGGATATTGCTCGATAGGGACATTTTTTCAACCTTTTTTGATTTTACGTCTTGCGTTTAACGCGAAAAGATATATATTGTGCCATGAAGAAAGGGGTTTCCACATGATAAAAAGTTTCAAATGCAAAGAGACGGAACAGTTGAAAGCAAGCGGGCGAAGTCGCAGATTCAAAGCATT
The window above is part of the Victivallis lenta genome. Proteins encoded here:
- a CDS encoding phage tail tape measure protein, coding for MLSGAMAAPLVMAARSFAGFDDSMRLVQAVTQATDADFKALTKTAQRLGRDTSYTAQQAADAMVSLGRMGFSPTEIQASIDAVLNLARSTGTELAEAGDIAANSMRIFGIEASQMSDVADVLTVTANSSAQTLIDLFEALKMGGPQAAAAGESIRETSAAIAVLANMGIKGSLAGTALRKSFSQFAKVKVQDQLRSVGVETVDANGNLRKMAEIMRDIAKAMSTMPTAEKLAFAEDIFDIRGSLAGLTLTANTDELDAMLAKLQDVEGVAANTAKKMDAGLGGAFRLLLSAVEGAMNAIADAMNSTLQPLVVKVTAVINAFTQWIEANQGLVTAFAVTVAGAAGLAVVLIAIGVAAKGAAAGIAVVQTAIKGFTFLQGVAIAQGTVLKTSFTLLTQSFADYRNTAIPALVGTEKFCAALGLASTSANRARASIILMSNAEAAAAAKSALAAKWQAVTKTLASFRNTALAAAVATKAQAAA